A single genomic interval of Microbacterium sp. LWO14-1.2 harbors:
- a CDS encoding sugar ABC transporter permease gives MTDTRHREEAAQRSAGRRGRVRDGNGRALKQHYNKREALAGYLFISPWIIGFLIFTAGAMAYSLYISFSNYNLATNTARPVGTTNYEQLFEDPRVGVSLANTLFYVVMAVPLEIVFALILALLLNRVGRGAGIFRTLYYLPKMTPAVATAAVFFLLLNGNSGAINQFLRLFGIQGPQWLVDPAWVKPSIVIMTLWTVAGTMVIFLAALKNVPTELYEVASIDGAGAIRRFFSITLPMISGAMFFNVIVLSIAAFQIFDQAYLLFWRDQSNSSPEASLFYAIYLFQQAFRQFNFGFAAAMAWLLFVIIMIITVIQVKVGNRFVYYEGDR, from the coding sequence ATGACAGACACCCGGCACCGCGAGGAGGCCGCGCAGCGCAGCGCAGGTCGTCGCGGTCGCGTTCGAGACGGCAACGGGCGCGCACTGAAGCAGCACTACAACAAGCGCGAGGCGCTCGCCGGATACCTCTTCATCTCGCCGTGGATCATCGGGTTCCTGATCTTCACCGCGGGGGCGATGGCGTACAGCCTCTACATCTCGTTCAGCAACTACAACCTCGCGACCAACACGGCTCGGCCCGTCGGCACGACCAACTACGAGCAGCTGTTCGAGGATCCGCGGGTGGGCGTCTCGCTCGCCAACACCCTCTTCTACGTCGTCATGGCCGTGCCGCTCGAGATCGTCTTCGCGCTCATCCTCGCGCTGTTGCTCAACCGCGTGGGCCGCGGGGCCGGCATCTTCCGCACCCTCTACTACCTGCCGAAGATGACGCCGGCCGTCGCGACCGCCGCCGTGTTCTTCCTGCTGCTGAACGGCAACTCCGGCGCGATCAACCAGTTCCTGCGCCTCTTCGGCATCCAGGGTCCGCAGTGGCTCGTCGACCCCGCATGGGTGAAGCCGAGCATCGTCATCATGACTCTGTGGACGGTCGCCGGCACGATGGTGATCTTCCTCGCGGCGCTGAAGAACGTGCCGACCGAGCTCTACGAGGTCGCGTCCATCGACGGCGCGGGGGCGATCCGCCGCTTCTTCTCGATCACGCTCCCGATGATCTCCGGCGCGATGTTCTTCAACGTCATCGTGCTGTCGATCGCCGCCTTCCAGATCTTCGACCAGGCGTATCTGCTGTTCTGGCGAGATCAGAGCAACTCGTCTCCCGAGGCGTCGCTCTTCTATGCGATCTACCTCTTCCAACAGGCCTTCCGTCAGTTCAACTTCGGTTTCGCCGCCGCCATGGCCTGGCTGCTGTTCGTCATCATCATGATCATCACGGTCATCCAGGTGAAGGTCGGCAACCGGTTCGTCTACTACGAGGGAGATCGCTGA
- a CDS encoding extracellular solute-binding protein, giving the protein MRTRILGFAAMAAASAIVLAGCSGGGAGEGGADADFDAEPTGTLNAWGFENADDVGQSRVDYAAEQLADVEVDLDATAFDAQKFTTRIASGDVPDVVQMDRRYVTTYAAQGLIMPLDECFAAQDVEPRDHWYPFVVDDVTYDDEVWAVPQFYQPPAIIVNKTVLAEAGVTPDQFDTSDPDGLIDAIGKIYQESGGVPSRLGFDPVATGQGGLWILAMGGQLNDDEGAPTLDDPSNLAGIELLKRITDAQGGFAAVKSFTDSFDTFGDDNQYVAGQVGAQVNAQWYPNVLGPYADQIDIEAVPFRDKDGEPFSVASGTAFVVPVGAKNPAAACAWMVDLTSDDAWMAAGEARAQTLTDDGGLNTGLFTGSPASDEAIRDKFVTETGNAGFDQVISTFYDVVGYGQSFGSSPAGQEIQNELNNAITAALLGDKEPEKALADAQQAAMRAYENATAG; this is encoded by the coding sequence ATGCGCACCCGCATCCTGGGATTCGCCGCCATGGCCGCGGCATCAGCCATCGTTCTCGCCGGCTGCAGCGGGGGAGGGGCGGGCGAAGGCGGCGCGGATGCCGACTTCGACGCCGAACCCACCGGCACCCTCAACGCCTGGGGCTTCGAGAACGCCGACGACGTGGGGCAGTCCCGTGTCGACTACGCGGCCGAGCAGCTCGCCGATGTCGAGGTCGACCTCGACGCCACGGCCTTCGACGCGCAGAAGTTCACCACGCGCATCGCGAGCGGCGACGTGCCGGACGTCGTGCAGATGGACCGCCGCTACGTGACGACCTACGCGGCGCAGGGGCTGATCATGCCGCTCGACGAGTGCTTCGCGGCGCAGGACGTCGAGCCGCGCGACCACTGGTATCCGTTCGTGGTCGACGATGTCACGTACGACGACGAGGTCTGGGCGGTGCCGCAGTTCTATCAGCCGCCGGCCATCATCGTGAACAAGACGGTGCTCGCCGAGGCCGGCGTCACCCCCGACCAGTTCGACACGTCGGACCCCGACGGTCTCATCGACGCGATCGGCAAGATCTATCAGGAGTCCGGCGGTGTGCCGTCGCGACTCGGGTTCGACCCGGTCGCGACAGGCCAGGGCGGACTCTGGATCCTCGCGATGGGCGGTCAGCTCAACGACGACGAGGGTGCCCCGACGCTCGACGACCCGAGCAACCTGGCCGGCATCGAGCTGCTGAAGCGCATCACCGACGCCCAGGGCGGATTCGCGGCGGTGAAGAGCTTCACCGACTCGTTCGACACGTTCGGCGACGACAACCAGTACGTCGCCGGTCAGGTCGGCGCGCAGGTCAACGCGCAGTGGTACCCGAACGTGCTCGGTCCGTACGCGGATCAGATCGACATCGAAGCCGTACCGTTCCGCGACAAGGACGGCGAGCCGTTCTCGGTCGCCTCGGGCACGGCGTTCGTCGTGCCGGTCGGCGCGAAGAACCCGGCGGCGGCCTGTGCGTGGATGGTCGATCTCACCTCCGACGACGCCTGGATGGCGGCGGGCGAGGCCAGGGCGCAGACCCTGACCGATGACGGCGGTCTCAACACCGGGCTGTTCACCGGTTCCCCCGCCTCCGACGAGGCGATCCGCGACAAGTTCGTCACCGAGACCGGCAACGCCGGCTTCGACCAGGTCATCTCGACCTTCTACGACGTCGTCGGCTACGGCCAGTCGTTCGGCTCCTCGCCCGCGGGGCAGGAGATCCAGAACGAGCTGAACAACGCGATCACCGCGGCCCTGCTCGGCGACAAGGAGCCGGAAAAGGCGCTCGCCGACGCCCAGCAGGCCGCGATGCGCGCCTACGAGAACGCCACAGCCGGCTGA
- a CDS encoding RICIN domain-containing protein, which produces MGTFTSSRRARADRPGARAALRRLLGSTAAAALLVGGLTALGAPAATAAATPPPVLPRDGNVVTSDPIPTVQIDNGYVWAQAMIGSTVYAVGKFDNAREPLAAPGTKLTARSNVLAYDIETGQLLPFAPKVNGVVKAVAASPDGTRIYIGGSFSQVNGKGRSNFAALDAKTGEPIPGYAPAVGGSGVYALSVGNNNVFLGGLFTQVNGTARKNLAALDPASGALQPWAPTTDLQVDAMVSDPKKTKLIVGGRFSQVNGDGSQRGVAALSKSTGAVDTSWQVNRTVKNGSPAGKAGIFSLNADATGVYGTGWANSGDVNVSNLEGTFAAEAGSGQLRWIADCLGDHYGVYSTGKVVYTTSHTHACETMGLHPEQKPTVHRYSEAYTVDARGTLGRQMSPAPQYKNWEGTPAPSAYHWMPDWAVGTTSGLGQAGLSITGNGSMISIGGEFRSVNNGQFEGLVRFSTTPPNGSKDKPRLSGANWPATAIAVPGASGGVTVTVAANWDRDDQTLSYELYRSGTASPVATTSSASTWWNRPQIRLVDSSAPRDASLQYTVVAKDAAGNTASTPTLSVQTSAAPGDRFPAGDVGIVARQSSKAIALTGGQIALQESNGLVPQRWTPVALGDGSYQLKNKESGTCLSIDGQLQNDGTRAISWGCANEGHFRWTPKPLGNGYAQLVAGHSGKCLTVEGRNAVGGARLVQLPCSDASDVAQQFAFGPTGQVTLVAKHSNKVVGINDRGLLVQQENRDTMAQRWLLVPQDAGQFQLQNKQTGQCAQVDGALANDGQRVTPWQCTAQAHFFWTRTDAGGGYSYLTAGHTGLCMAVAGSRTDNGAPLQQTACSTAQNGSGQFQLRSVR; this is translated from the coding sequence ATGGGGACCTTCACGTCATCCCGGCGCGCCCGCGCCGATCGACCGGGGGCGCGTGCCGCGCTCCGCCGCCTGCTCGGCTCGACCGCCGCGGCCGCGCTGCTCGTCGGAGGCCTCACGGCCCTCGGCGCACCCGCCGCCACGGCCGCGGCCACACCACCGCCCGTGCTGCCGCGCGACGGCAACGTCGTCACGTCGGATCCGATCCCGACCGTGCAGATCGACAACGGCTACGTGTGGGCGCAGGCCATGATCGGCTCCACCGTGTACGCGGTGGGCAAGTTCGACAACGCCCGCGAACCCTTGGCCGCACCGGGTACGAAGCTCACCGCCCGGTCGAACGTGCTCGCGTACGACATCGAGACCGGTCAGCTGCTGCCGTTCGCCCCGAAGGTCAACGGCGTCGTCAAGGCCGTCGCCGCCTCGCCCGACGGCACCCGCATCTACATCGGCGGCTCCTTCAGCCAGGTCAACGGCAAGGGCCGCTCGAACTTCGCCGCGCTCGACGCCAAGACCGGCGAGCCCATCCCGGGCTACGCGCCCGCCGTCGGCGGCAGCGGCGTCTACGCGCTGAGCGTCGGCAACAACAACGTCTTCCTCGGCGGACTCTTCACCCAGGTCAACGGCACGGCGCGCAAGAACCTCGCGGCACTCGACCCCGCGTCGGGTGCGCTGCAGCCGTGGGCACCGACGACCGACCTGCAGGTCGACGCGATGGTGTCGGACCCGAAGAAGACGAAGCTCATCGTCGGCGGTCGCTTCTCGCAGGTGAACGGCGACGGATCGCAGCGCGGGGTGGCCGCGCTGAGCAAGAGCACGGGCGCGGTCGATACCTCGTGGCAGGTCAACCGCACGGTGAAGAACGGCTCGCCGGCGGGCAAGGCCGGGATCTTCTCGCTGAACGCGGACGCGACGGGCGTCTACGGAACCGGATGGGCGAACTCGGGAGACGTCAACGTCTCCAACCTCGAGGGCACCTTCGCCGCGGAGGCCGGCAGCGGTCAGCTGCGCTGGATCGCCGACTGCCTCGGCGACCACTACGGCGTCTACTCCACCGGCAAGGTCGTCTACACGACCAGCCACACGCATGCGTGCGAGACCATGGGGCTGCACCCCGAGCAGAAGCCGACCGTCCACCGCTACTCCGAGGCCTACACGGTCGACGCGCGAGGGACCCTCGGCCGACAGATGTCTCCGGCCCCGCAGTACAAGAACTGGGAGGGCACACCCGCACCCTCGGCATATCACTGGATGCCGGACTGGGCGGTCGGCACGACGTCCGGCCTGGGGCAGGCGGGTCTGTCCATCACCGGGAACGGCTCGATGATCTCGATCGGCGGGGAATTCCGGTCGGTCAACAACGGGCAGTTCGAGGGTCTCGTGCGCTTCTCGACGACTCCTCCGAACGGCTCGAAGGACAAGCCGCGCCTCTCCGGGGCCAATTGGCCGGCCACGGCGATCGCCGTCCCCGGGGCCTCCGGCGGAGTCACCGTCACGGTGGCCGCCAACTGGGATCGCGACGACCAGACGCTGAGCTACGAGCTCTACCGCAGCGGCACCGCCTCTCCGGTCGCGACCACGTCGTCGGCATCCACGTGGTGGAACCGCCCGCAGATCCGCCTCGTCGACTCGTCGGCGCCCCGCGACGCCTCGCTGCAGTACACGGTGGTGGCGAAGGATGCCGCGGGCAACACGGCCTCGACACCGACCCTGTCCGTGCAGACCTCCGCCGCCCCCGGCGACCGCTTCCCCGCGGGTGACGTGGGTATCGTGGCGCGCCAGAGCTCGAAGGCCATCGCGCTGACGGGCGGGCAGATCGCGCTGCAGGAGAGCAACGGACTCGTGCCGCAGCGGTGGACTCCCGTCGCCCTCGGTGACGGCTCCTACCAGCTGAAGAACAAGGAGTCGGGCACGTGCCTCTCGATCGACGGGCAGCTGCAGAACGACGGCACGCGCGCCATCTCGTGGGGCTGCGCGAACGAGGGGCACTTCCGTTGGACGCCCAAGCCGCTCGGCAACGGGTACGCGCAGCTCGTCGCCGGCCACTCGGGCAAGTGCCTGACCGTCGAGGGCCGCAACGCCGTCGGCGGGGCTCGCCTGGTGCAGCTGCCGTGCTCCGACGCCTCCGACGTCGCCCAGCAGTTCGCCTTCGGGCCCACCGGTCAGGTGACCCTGGTCGCCAAGCACAGCAACAAGGTCGTCGGCATCAACGACCGTGGCCTGCTCGTGCAGCAGGAGAACCGCGACACCATGGCCCAGCGCTGGCTGCTCGTGCCGCAGGACGCCGGGCAGTTCCAGCTGCAGAACAAGCAGACGGGTCAGTGCGCACAGGTCGACGGCGCGCTGGCGAACGACGGACAGCGGGTGACTCCGTGGCAGTGCACCGCGCAGGCGCACTTCTTCTGGACGCGAACGGATGCCGGCGGCGGCTACTCGTACCTGACGGCCGGTCACACCGGGCTCTGCATGGCCGTCGCCGGGTCGCGCACCGACAACGGGGCACCGCTGCAGCAGACCGCGTGTTCGACCGCGCAGAACGGCTCCGGTCAGTTCCAGCTCCGCAGCGTGCGCTGA
- a CDS encoding Pr6Pr family membrane protein gives MRARAVFGVLRLAAASVCTVALVHRLFWGLSSRTIAGDNFFAYLTVQSNCALVVVLVIGAVLAFARAADPRWFTVALALVLTWTITAGLAFALIAWQAGLRGIRVDVPWSDQVLHFYLPACTALAWVLTPGHRGVPWWVVPTALAFPLAWGGVTLWRGPIVGWYPYYFLDPRQVSGPPEFLITSAIALAIFAAVAAVIVLVSRMRRRGHDRPPV, from the coding sequence GTGAGGGCACGAGCGGTCTTCGGCGTGCTGCGCCTCGCGGCGGCGAGCGTCTGCACCGTGGCCCTCGTGCACCGGCTGTTCTGGGGCCTCAGCTCTCGCACGATCGCCGGCGACAACTTCTTCGCCTACCTGACCGTCCAGTCGAACTGCGCTCTGGTCGTCGTGCTCGTGATCGGCGCGGTCCTGGCTTTCGCACGGGCGGCCGACCCGCGATGGTTCACGGTCGCGCTGGCCCTGGTGCTGACCTGGACGATCACCGCCGGCCTCGCGTTCGCCCTGATCGCCTGGCAGGCGGGGCTCCGCGGCATCCGCGTCGACGTCCCGTGGTCCGATCAGGTGCTGCACTTCTACCTGCCGGCCTGCACCGCCCTCGCCTGGGTCCTGACCCCCGGACACAGGGGCGTCCCGTGGTGGGTCGTGCCGACCGCGCTGGCCTTCCCGCTCGCCTGGGGCGGGGTCACGCTGTGGCGGGGCCCGATCGTCGGCTGGTACCCGTACTACTTCCTCGACCCCCGGCAGGTGTCGGGGCCGCCGGAGTTCCTCATCACGAGCGCGATCGCCCTCGCGATCTTCGCCGCCGTCGCGGCGGTGATCGTCCTCGTCAGCAGGATGCGACGCCGAGGCCACGACAGGCCGCCGGTCTGA
- a CDS encoding carbohydrate ABC transporter permease, protein MSTSLRQLPPAAEPVLENETRAITVPDKSRWRRAMSQPKSLAVRIVLAVILVGFGLLFLYPFVWLLAASFKPRGEVFDNSLIPKTFVPENYIEVWNQLPLLSWMWNSIAIALLAAGAVAISSSIVAFGFAYFKFPGRGLLFGLVLATMMLPGAVTMIPIYLIWKETGMLGTWVPLWGMNLFGSAFYIFLQRQFFLGLPRELFEAARLDGASYWGLFWRIAMPLSIPSFIIVFLFEFQASWNNLQSALIYLNAGSVDEFTAPLGIAYAMTKYSPTAGGHGDYQYVMVASLIVTLPMLLLFAFGQRYFIEGVATQGRKG, encoded by the coding sequence ATGTCGACGTCGCTGCGGCAGCTGCCGCCTGCCGCCGAGCCCGTGCTCGAGAACGAGACCCGCGCGATCACCGTGCCCGACAAGTCGCGATGGCGGCGCGCGATGTCGCAGCCGAAGAGCCTCGCGGTGCGGATCGTGCTCGCCGTCATCCTCGTCGGGTTCGGGCTCCTCTTCCTCTACCCGTTCGTGTGGCTGCTCGCCGCGAGCTTCAAGCCCCGCGGAGAGGTCTTCGACAACTCGCTCATCCCCAAGACGTTCGTACCCGAGAACTACATCGAGGTGTGGAACCAGCTCCCGCTGCTCAGCTGGATGTGGAACAGCATCGCGATCGCGCTGCTCGCCGCCGGGGCTGTCGCGATCTCGAGCTCGATCGTCGCGTTCGGCTTCGCGTACTTCAAGTTCCCCGGCCGCGGACTGCTCTTCGGACTCGTCCTCGCCACGATGATGCTGCCGGGCGCCGTCACGATGATCCCGATCTACCTGATCTGGAAGGAGACGGGGATGCTGGGCACGTGGGTGCCCCTGTGGGGTATGAACCTCTTCGGCTCCGCGTTCTACATCTTCCTGCAGCGGCAGTTCTTCCTCGGCCTGCCGCGCGAGCTCTTCGAGGCCGCGCGTCTCGACGGCGCCAGCTACTGGGGGCTGTTCTGGCGCATCGCGATGCCGCTCTCGATCCCGTCGTTCATCATCGTCTTCCTGTTCGAGTTCCAGGCCAGCTGGAACAACCTGCAGTCGGCGCTCATCTATCTGAACGCCGGGTCCGTCGACGAGTTCACGGCACCGCTCGGCATCGCCTATGCCATGACCAAGTACAGCCCGACGGCCGGCGGCCACGGCGATTACCAGTACGTCATGGTGGCGTCGCTGATCGTGACGCTGCCCATGCTCCTCCTGTTCGCCTTCGGGCAGCGCTACTTCATCGAGGGAGTCGCCACCCAGGGCCGAAAAGGCTAG
- a CDS encoding DUF4185 domain-containing protein: MRRASASHRRLAAASVVLALALSGCAAGAGGSVVSVDPNPDKPFVLEGVSNLTEIARLTGPGAMNDTAAVSVAGTDLGSMTNVGDRTFFFFGDTFGERDPESIGGQGGFWRSNVAAWTEDDDPTDGIDFDGWVTDDIGLAEALIEGDHDANGAEGEVTKIPTYGFAIGDTMYVSYMSVRFWGEPGAWDANRSALIVSRDGGQSWDPVEGVEWPGDSNFVQVATAEVNEGGEDWIYFWSIPSGRFGSVQLMRVRATEEAVEDQSAYSYFAGVDGGAPTWSDDMADAQTVVDGTIGELSVMWSTYLDRWVMTYSDAGNAYIREGITPWGPWGDPLELVPGSEYEGLYSPYLNPRYVTEDGRRIHFTLSLWGPYNVFWFSADLERSN, encoded by the coding sequence ATGCGCCGTGCATCCGCATCCCATCGCCGCCTCGCCGCGGCATCCGTCGTCCTGGCTCTGGCGCTCTCCGGCTGCGCGGCAGGAGCCGGAGGATCCGTCGTGAGCGTGGATCCGAACCCCGACAAGCCGTTCGTGCTCGAGGGTGTCTCGAACCTCACCGAGATCGCGCGCCTGACCGGACCCGGCGCGATGAACGACACGGCCGCGGTGTCGGTGGCCGGCACCGATCTCGGTTCGATGACGAACGTCGGCGACCGCACCTTCTTCTTCTTCGGCGACACGTTCGGCGAGCGCGACCCGGAGTCGATCGGCGGGCAGGGCGGGTTCTGGCGGTCGAACGTCGCGGCGTGGACGGAGGACGACGACCCGACCGACGGCATCGACTTCGACGGGTGGGTGACCGACGACATCGGCCTGGCGGAGGCCCTCATCGAGGGCGATCACGATGCCAACGGCGCGGAGGGAGAGGTCACGAAGATCCCCACGTACGGCTTCGCGATCGGCGACACCATGTACGTGTCGTACATGTCGGTGCGCTTCTGGGGAGAGCCCGGGGCCTGGGATGCCAATCGATCGGCGCTGATCGTCTCGCGCGACGGCGGCCAGAGCTGGGACCCCGTCGAGGGCGTCGAATGGCCGGGGGACTCCAACTTCGTCCAGGTCGCGACCGCCGAGGTGAACGAGGGCGGCGAGGACTGGATCTACTTCTGGTCGATCCCGTCCGGACGCTTCGGCAGCGTGCAGCTCATGCGCGTCCGAGCGACAGAGGAGGCCGTCGAGGACCAGTCGGCGTACTCGTACTTCGCCGGGGTCGACGGCGGTGCGCCGACCTGGAGCGACGACATGGCCGACGCCCAGACCGTGGTCGACGGCACGATCGGCGAGCTCTCGGTGATGTGGTCGACGTACCTCGATCGATGGGTCATGACGTACTCCGACGCGGGGAACGCGTACATCCGAGAGGGCATCACGCCGTGGGGGCCGTGGGGCGATCCGCTCGAGCTCGTGCCGGGCAGCGAGTACGAGGGTCTCTACTCGCCGTACCTGAATCCGCGGTACGTGACGGAGGACGGCAGGCGCATCCACTTCACGCTGTCGCTGTGGGGGCCGTACAACGTGTTCTGGTTCTCTGCCGATCTCGAGCGGTCGAACTGA
- a CDS encoding DoxX family protein codes for MTNTTAPSAAPSFGLLVLRLVVGGIFAAHGAQKVFEYTIPGTIGSFSGMGIPLPEIAAPLVAFLELIGGILLALGLFTRPVGILLAVDMVVALVAVHLPAGLWVGEGGYEFVAVLGVAALALAFTGAGRFSLDGAFLRGRVPAWIS; via the coding sequence ATGACGAACACCACCGCCCCCTCTGCCGCCCCCTCGTTCGGACTGCTGGTCCTGCGACTCGTCGTCGGCGGGATCTTCGCCGCCCACGGTGCGCAGAAGGTCTTCGAGTACACGATCCCCGGAACCATCGGGAGCTTCTCGGGCATGGGCATCCCGCTGCCCGAGATCGCCGCTCCGCTCGTCGCGTTCCTCGAGCTGATCGGCGGGATCCTGCTCGCACTCGGTCTGTTCACGCGGCCCGTCGGCATCCTGCTCGCGGTCGACATGGTCGTCGCGCTCGTCGCCGTGCACCTGCCCGCCGGCCTCTGGGTGGGCGAGGGCGGCTACGAGTTCGTCGCGGTGCTCGGCGTGGCGGCCCTGGCGCTCGCGTTCACCGGCGCCGGACGATTCTCGCTCGACGGCGCGTTCCTGCGCGGACGCGTGCCGGCCTGGATCAGCTGA
- a CDS encoding FAD-dependent oxidoreductase codes for MRMTRRTLLIGAGAGVLGVILASCTPEPAPTPTPSRTPTPKPTGGAISPTAFARSAWTSDPFSLGAASYTPPGTQQSAREALAAPVDDRLFFAGEATDTEAPGTIDAALRSGDRAADDVIRAAGDGERIAVIGAGLAGAVATSRLVAAGHEVMVFEARDRVGGRVQSVVDEEQWPVPAQLGGWLLASADTEMAAQLTRLDIRSTTLGTPLWRSADGDVAPVSSDPVNAAIAAGQQQPADVALADALTEAGVDLDDPGVVALLAAIAASSGSDVDEASTWFPPTLPPTEFTAPLGDLGTIVDDLLDGAKVSLTSPVSRVAYDEAGVSLGIATGESLSFDRVVITVPLGVLQGEGLQFAPALPFGQRGAIAELGMGRIETVWMRFDESPFAATAPADADADAPADPAAVPTMWHVVGGDALIRTWFDLSPETGESIVVGIVGGDAAGEFAELDDQKALEAAIASLAPFLATP; via the coding sequence ATGAGGATGACGCGTCGCACTCTGCTGATCGGCGCCGGCGCCGGCGTCCTGGGAGTGATTCTCGCCTCCTGCACGCCCGAGCCGGCGCCCACTCCCACGCCCTCGCGGACGCCCACGCCGAAGCCGACCGGGGGTGCGATCTCGCCCACCGCGTTCGCGCGCAGCGCCTGGACCAGCGACCCGTTCTCGCTCGGCGCCGCCAGCTACACGCCGCCCGGCACGCAGCAGAGCGCGCGCGAGGCTCTCGCCGCCCCGGTCGACGACCGTCTCTTCTTCGCCGGCGAGGCCACCGACACCGAGGCACCGGGCACGATCGACGCGGCCCTGCGGTCGGGTGACCGCGCGGCCGACGACGTGATCCGCGCCGCGGGCGACGGCGAGCGGATCGCCGTGATCGGTGCGGGGCTCGCCGGTGCCGTGGCGACCTCGCGGCTCGTCGCAGCCGGACACGAGGTCATGGTGTTCGAGGCCCGCGACCGGGTGGGCGGGCGCGTGCAGTCCGTGGTCGACGAGGAGCAGTGGCCCGTCCCCGCACAGCTGGGCGGGTGGCTGCTCGCCTCCGCCGACACCGAGATGGCCGCGCAGCTCACCCGCCTCGACATCCGCTCGACGACGCTCGGCACCCCGCTGTGGCGCTCGGCCGACGGCGACGTCGCCCCGGTGTCGTCCGACCCCGTGAACGCGGCGATCGCCGCAGGGCAGCAGCAGCCGGCCGACGTCGCGCTGGCCGACGCTCTGACCGAGGCGGGGGTCGACCTCGACGACCCCGGCGTGGTCGCGCTGCTCGCCGCGATCGCGGCATCCTCCGGCTCCGACGTCGACGAGGCGTCGACCTGGTTCCCTCCGACCCTGCCGCCGACCGAGTTCACCGCTCCGCTCGGCGATCTCGGAACGATCGTCGATGACCTGCTCGACGGTGCGAAGGTGAGCCTGACGTCGCCGGTGTCACGCGTGGCCTACGACGAGGCCGGGGTGAGCCTCGGCATCGCGACAGGGGAGTCGCTGTCGTTCGACCGCGTCGTCATCACCGTTCCGCTCGGGGTGCTGCAGGGCGAGGGTCTGCAGTTCGCACCCGCGCTGCCGTTCGGCCAGCGCGGAGCCATCGCCGAGCTGGGCATGGGTCGCATCGAGACCGTGTGGATGCGGTTCGACGAGTCGCCGTTCGCCGCGACGGCCCCGGCGGACGCCGACGCGGATGCTCCCGCCGATCCCGCTGCCGTGCCGACGATGTGGCATGTCGTCGGCGGAGACGCGCTGATCCGCACCTGGTTCGACCTCAGCCCCGAGACGGGCGAGAGCATCGTCGTGGGGATCGTCGGCGGCGACGCCGCGGGCGAGTTCGCCGAGCTCGACGATCAGAAGGCGCTCGAGGCCGCGATCGCGTCGCTCGCTCCGTTCCTCGCGACGCCCTGA